The Octopus bimaculoides isolate UCB-OBI-ISO-001 chromosome 13, ASM119413v2, whole genome shotgun sequence genome includes a window with the following:
- the LOC106874551 gene encoding nuclear factor related to kappa-B-binding protein codes for MDAMVQSTSRVGQLERCIIGKDELLLPDNFIEQSFIFNEVINFETWEKVLTPAQRHHLMKFLPTFPVDDQEQKQTTVKRLLSGENFKFGNPVKKFHMKLKGGTFTSEILKYPHLYRKFKFRDYKMRQQRYYTKLFKDVILSRQHVFEMVSRLPPDELPKFCYTPPPPADQSIEHVVNKRYCRILKAVQEECNAEDSSSEEEVEDPNAQKSRKHLLQTLYPPSSPEPAASTVVATYSTRTVANGEIVEDSNGQRKTVRRPLSPIEFSDEDYKAMLRDYKRRKTENGEQPELDISSITLLDILARCQAVRKPTPKSPSAVSEETASSPAIMKKVKKKGEKLKKLKANRVDSIAKKSSVANQEDVSGIEIPELLAREEECVVPEFPLQETLPPKLPFGQYDSFFSLLRDLICEFPDAKVTTAKLDDKVKEWQESPTSSLNQWISLQNNWVENVVSALKFLSGDVYGFQIDNFIPLIDYKERAQQWRWIGNGRDADDELGQLCKFWLQKKDGKLNENPENNQGTTPPPRVKTNYVVKPTTEEEKSSFKEQERKRFECPHLGFTYHMHGYDSVVGPVKGVYSKDNTMNKAREHALLVSDRPSYVTILTLDSQFLAPGITDAQINTVVSGALDRLHYEKDPCVKYDVNRKLWIYLHRSRTEQEFEKIHQAQGAAVKAKKSLQKPKSSKSKSKEMVPTSTAITTVSSSTAQNSKSSPSITVSSSDSTAHPEEPVIPTMPNLVVSRAPKPTQNARVATSTTRTLQGSPKSNLSAAKPATINLSLAQAPSIGSSNSVTSIGNSGTLTTIPISEITKAQTQASGTHVQGTIAASASTLSKPLTFAIVPSQATGTSGSSAVASQVRTSTATAKPVSLNLLPGQIVTKSGGAVSGSSLHQATVVITSKPELLPYQQHVTSTVCVNSSKSLMTGQTILSTANRTSVSTATTATPMVARLVSGPQMVSVGNLLTGAAQKNTSGSAGPTTIKIQGSNILQPMSGGKPVQLTGKAVQTTKGILQIDGKSRPSVNVIQTAQGALPTINIIPQGSNTSVVTLTDSAQMTRPTSSTVTANSGTTTVLSSALQSATVMSQLKTVAVTTSASTLLSQQPLQVVSQPKVVSPGQGGIVVTHLAPGNITLRPGLSGVSQAKVVTAAQAGLLPAQFILHQPATGTSVKVGSADTTVTPTVSQATPIIVSSNSGKPTQNIQVVRTVLSQPSSVKAGQTTILISQPALQQSGTTVLSSAQLLQTAKVQGKFAGKGKPPPVYARIITPSAGMKLATMTPGQALPAQGVSVIQAATAAAASKLSSSAITATASPQPVKSQERTSNNNTTSNTGESK; via the exons aaatttctgCCTACATTTCCTGTTGATGATcaagaacaaaaacagacaacTGTCAA GCGGTTGTTAAGtggagaaaattttaaatttggtaACCCCGTGAAAAAGTTCCACATGAAGCTAAAAG GTGGAACTTTTACAtccgaaattttaaaatatcctcATTTATACCGAAAGTTTAAATTTCGGGACTATAAAATGAGGCAACAGAGATATTATACTAAACTCTTTAAGGATGTTATTTTGTCTCGTCAG CATGTGTTTGAGATGGTATCAAGGTTGCCACCCGACGAACTGCCAAAGTTTTGTTACACGCCTCCTCCACCCGCTGATCAAAGTATCGAGCATGTTGTAAACAAGCGGTATTGTAG AATTCTGAAAGCGGTCCAGGAAGAATGCAATGCAGAGGATTCTTCTTCGGAAGAAGAGGTGGAAGATCCAA atgcTCAAAAAAGCCGGAAGCATTTGCTGCAGACTTTATATCCACCATCATCTCCTGAACCGGCAGCATCAACAGTCGTAGCTACTTACTCGACTAGGACAGTAGCAAACGGAGAAATTGTCG AAGATAGCAATGGTCAAAGAAAAACGGTCAGGCGTCCTTTAAGCCCCATAGAATTTTCCGATGAAGATTATAAAGCTATGTTAAGAGATTATAAACGGCGGAAAACAGAAAATGGG GAACAACCTGAACTGGACATCAGCTCAATCACACTCTTAGATATTCTGGCTCGATGCCAGGCCGTTAGAAAACCAACGCCAAAGTCTCCttctg CTGTTTCTGAAGAGACAGCATCAAGTCCAGCAAttatgaagaaggtgaagaaaaagGGTGAGAAGCTGAAGAAATTAAAAGCAAACCGAGTCGACAGCATTGCTAAGAAGAGCAGCGTTGCCAACCAGGAAGATGTTAGTGGAATCGAAATACCAGAATTGCTTGCGAGAGAGGAAGAATGTGTTGTTCCTGAATTCCCCCTTCAAGA GACTCTACCACCCAAGTTACCATTTGGTCAGTATGACAGTTTTTTCAGTCTGCTAAGAGATCTCATTTGTGAATTTCCTGATGCCAAAGTGACCACAGCAAAG ttAGATGATAAAGTGAAAGAGTGGCAAGAATCCCCCACAAGTTCTCTTAATCAGTGGATAAGTCTACAGAATAACTGGGTTGAAAATGTTGTGTCTGCGTTAAAGTTTCTTTCAGGTGATGTTTATG GCTTccaaattgataattttattcCATTGATTGACTATAAAGAAAGAGCTCAGCAATGGCGGTGGATCGGCAATGGTCGAGACGCTGATGATGAGCTTGGTCAGTTGTGTAAGTTTTGGTTGCAGAAGAAAGacggaaaattaaatgaaaacccCGAAAATAATCAAGGAACAACCCCTCCTCCCAGAGT GAAAACTAATTACGTTGTGAAACCCACgacggaagaagaaaaaagcagcTTCAAAGAACAG GAAAGAAAACGGTTTGAATGTCCCCATCTTGGCTTCACATATCACATGCATGGCTATGATTCGGTGGTTGGCCCGGTGAAAGGAGTGTACAGTAAAGATAACACAATGAATAAAGCAAGGGAACATGCTCTACTGGTGTCAGATCGGCCGTCTTATGTCACTATTCTAACGCTAG ATTCGCAATTCTTAGCGCCAGGCATTACAGATGCACAG ATAAACACAGTGGTTAGTGGTGCTTTGGATCGATTACATTATGAGAAAGACCCGTGTGTAAAGTACGACGTGAACAGGAAATTATGGATCTATTTACATCGAAGTCGGACCGAACAAGAATTTG AAAAAATTCACCAAGCTCAGGGAGCAGCTGTCAAAGCCAAGAAATCTTTACAAAAGCCGAAATCTAGCAAatct aaaTCTAAAGAAATGGTTCCTACAagtacagcaataacaacagtatcatcatcaactGCACAGAATTCAAAGTCCTCGCCTTCCATCACAGTATCTAGCTCCGACAGTACAGCACACCCTGAAGAACCTGTTATCCCTACGATGCCAAACCTTGTGGTCTCAAGGGCACCCAAACCCACACAAAATGCACGTGTAGCTACAAGTACGACGCGAACTTTACAAGGAAGCCCAAAATCTAATCTGAGTGCAGCTAAACCTGCAACGATTAATCTTAGTCTTGCTCAAGCGCCAAGCATTGGTAGCAGCAACTCGGTGACCAGTATTGGTAATAGCGGCACTCTGACCACCATACCAATTTCTGAAATTACGAAAGCACAGACGCAAGCTTCCGGAACGCATGTGCAAGGAACCATAGCAGCGTCAGCGTCGACCTTGTCGAAACCTTTGACTTTTGCCATCGTGCCTTCTCAAGCCACAGGAACTAGTGGCTCATCCGCCGTTGCTAGCCAGGTACGGACATCGACCGCCACTGCCAAACCGGTCTCTCTGAACCTTTTGCCTGGTCAGATAGTGACCAAATCTGGCGGGGCAGTTTCTGGCTCTTCACTGCACCAAGCTACCGTTGTGATAACATCCAAGCCGGAATTATTACCTTACCAACAGCACGTGACGTCGACTGTTTGTGTGAATAGTAGTAAGTCGCTGATGACTGGACAAACCATTCTCAGTACAGCTAACCGAACATCGGTGTCGACTGCGACTACTGCCACACCCATGGTTGCGAGACTTGTCTCCGGTCCACAAATGGTTTCGGTTGGCAACTTATTGACTGGAGCTGCGCAGAAAAATACTTCTGGATCTGCGGGTCCAACAACCATAAAAATTCAAG GTAGCAATATTCTGCAGCCAATGTCTGGTGGTAAACCAGTTCAGTTGACTGGGAAAGCTGTACAAACGACCAAAGGAATTTTGCAGATTGATGGGAAATCCCGTCCATCGGTGAATGTTATTCAGACTGCTCAGGGAGCATTGCCAACAATTAATATCATACCACAGGGCAGTAACACTTCTGTGGTCACTCTCACAGATTCTGCCCAGATGACCAGACCAACGAGCTCAACAG tgacAGCTAATTCAGGGACAACGACAGTACTTAGCTCGGCATTGCAGTCAGCAACTGTAATGTCACAGTTGAAAACGGTTGCTGTTACAACCTCTGCCAGTACTTTGCTCAGCCAACAGCCTTTACAAGTTGTCAGTCAGCCAAAGGTTGTCTCCCCTGGTCAAGGTGGCATTGTAGTTACACATCTGGCTCCTGGGAACATCACCCTCCGACCAG GTTTGTCTGGAGTTTCCCAAGCCAAAGTTGTAACTGCTGCTCAAGCTGGGCTGCTTCCTGCTCAGTTCATACTTCATCAACCAGCGACAGGAACAAGTGTCAAAGTTGGCTCTGCTGACACCACAGTGACACCTACAGTCAGTCAAG CGACACCTATAATCGTAAGCAGCAACAGTGGAAAACCAACACAAAATATCCAGGTTGTAAGAACTGTACTTTCACAGCCATCCAGTGTGAAGGCGGGCCAAACAACAATCCTGATCTCACAACCAGCTTTGCAACAGTCTGGAACCACAGTCTTGTCATCAGCACAGTTACTACAGACAGCAAAAGTCCAAGGAAAGTTTGCTGGCAAGGGGAAACCGCCACCAGTCTATGCTCGGATCATAACTCCGTCGGCCGGTATGAAACTAGCCACAATGACGCCTGGCCAGGCACTTCCTGCACAGGGGGTTAGTGTAATTCAGGCTGCAACTGCAGCGGCTGCCAGCAAACTTTCTTCTTCTGCAATTACAGCGACTGCTTCACCGCAGCCAGTTAAAAGTCAAGAGCGCACTAGCAACAATAACACTACTAGCAATACAGGTGAATCAAAATGA